From Granulimonas faecalis:
AGCTTGGCGCGGCCCCCGCAGAGCAGGTTGGTGACCTGGCGGGGGATGAACTTCTCGACGTGCTGGTAGGGGCCGTAGTTGTTGGAGCAGTTGGAGATGGTCGCGGGCAGCCCGTAGGTGCGGTGCCACGCCCTCACGAGCATGTCCGACGACGCCTTGGAGCTGGAGTAGGGCGAGCTCGGGCGGTAGGGGTCGTCGGGGCGGAAGCGCCGCGGCTCGTCCAGGGCGAGGTCGCCGTAGACCTCGTCGGTGGACACGTGGTGGAAGCGCAGCCCGTGCCTGCGGGCGGCCTCCAGCAGCCGGAACGTCCCCTCCACGTTGGTCCTGATAAAGGGCTCCGGGTCGGAGATGGAGTTGTCGTTGTGGCTCTCGGCGGCGTAGTGCACGACGGCGTCGTGGCCGGGCACCACCCGCTCCAGCAGCCCCGCGTCGCAGATGTCGCCCACCACGAGCTCCACCCGCTCGGCGGGCAGGCCGGCGATGTTCTCGGGGTTGCCGGCGTAGGTGAGCTTGTCGAGCACGGTCACGTGGGTCTCGGGGCGGTTCTCGGCGACCCAGCGCACGAAGTTGCTGCCGATGAACCCGCAGCCGCCGGTGACGACGATGTTTCTGGGGGAGAAGGTCTCCTGCATGGGTGCTCCTCGTTCCTCGGTGGGGGCTGTCACTCGCTGATGTGGTGGGGGACGAGGCGGCCCTCGGCCACCTCGGCGAGGTGCCTGCCGTACCCGCTCTTGCCGTAGCGCCCGGCCGCCGCGAGCAGCGCCTCGCGGCCGACCCAGCCGTTCTCGAAGGCCACCTCCTCGGGCACGCACACCGGCAGGCCCTGGCTGCGCTCCACGGCGCGCACGAAGTCGCCGGCGTCGTAGAGGCTCTCCATGGTGCCGGTGTCGAGCCAGGCGTAGCCGCGGCCCAGGGTCACCACGTCGAGCGAGCCCTCCTCCAGGTAGAGGCGGTTGAGGTCGGTGATCTCGAGCTCGCCGCGGGCGCTGGGGCGCACCCTCCTGGCCATCTCGCACACCCGGCCGTCGTAGAAGTACAGGCCGGTGACGGCGTAGGAGCTCTTGGGCCGGGAGGGCTTCTCCTCGATGGAGACCACGTTGTAGCCCTCGTCGAACTCCACCACGCCGAAGCGCTCGGGGTCGTCGACGTGGTAGCCGAAGACCGTGGCGCCGCCCTCGCTCTCGGCGTGGGCCACGGCCCCGCGCAGCACCTTTTTGAGCCCCTCGCCGTAGAAGATGTTGTCGCCCAGCACCAGGGCGCACGGCTCGCCGCCCACGAACCCCTCGCCGATGACGAAGGCCTGGGCCAGGCCGTCGGGGCTGGGCTGCTCGGCGTAGGAGAGCTCGACGCCGAAGCGGCCGCCGTCGCCCAGGAGCCGCTCGAAGTTGGGCAGGTCCGCCGGGGTCGAGATGACCAGGATCTCGCGGATGCCCGCCATCATGAGGATGGAGAGCGGGTAGTAGATCATGGGCTTGTCGTAGACCGGGAGCAGCTGCTTGGACGTGACCTCGGTCAACGGGTAGAGCCGGGTGCCGGATCCGCCGGCGAGAATGATGCCTTTCACGGGCGCCAGACCTCCTATAGAGCGGCACCGCCCCGGGCCGTGCCGCCGATCGTGAGAACGTGACGGACGCTCGGCGCCGTCGACCATAGTCAGTATGGCCCCGACAGGTCCGACGAACTTCAATCCTGCGTCATATTCACCCAAATTCACCCAAAGCGCAGGGCGGCAATGAAAAGGGTGCGCTTTCGAGGAGGTCGGCTCCGCCGCCCATACATCTCGGGCGCTAGAATCGCGGATACAGACCCTGGCGGTCGAACGACCGCGCACCCTCACGAAAGGAAAACCCATGGTCATCGATGAGCACCTCGGAGAGCTTCTCAACACCCAGATCAACAAGGAGCTCTACAGCGCCTACCTGTACCTCACCTTCGCCGACTACTACGAGGAGCGCGGCCTCAAGGGCTACGCCAACTGGTACATGGTCCAGGTTGAGGAGGAGGTGGCCCACGCCAAGATTCTCCGCCGCTATCTGCTCGACAACAACTACCCCGTGAAGATGCTGGGCATCGAGCAGCCCACCATGGCCTTTGACAGCGACATCGCCCCGCTCAAGGCCGGCCTCGAGCACGAGCACTACATCACCTCCTGCATCAACGACTGCTATGCCGCCGCCGTGGCCACCAAGGATTACCGCACCATGAAGCTGCTGGACTGGTACATCTCCGAGCAGGGGGAGGAGGAGATCAACGCCGAGGACATGATCAAGGACTACGAGCTGTTCGGCG
This genomic window contains:
- the rfbB gene encoding dTDP-glucose 4,6-dehydratase; the encoded protein is MQETFSPRNIVVTGGCGFIGSNFVRWVAENRPETHVTVLDKLTYAGNPENIAGLPAERVELVVGDICDAGLLERVVPGHDAVVHYAAESHNDNSISDPEPFIRTNVEGTFRLLEAARRHGLRFHHVSTDEVYGDLALDEPRRFRPDDPYRPSSPYSSSKASSDMLVRAWHRTYGLPATISNCSNNYGPYQHVEKFIPRQVTNLLCGGRAKLYGDGRNVRDWIHTEDHSRAVWDVLTKGRPGETYLVGADGERSNLEVLQAILMAMGRDPEDFDWVRDRPGHDRRYAIDPAKTMEELGWEPRHRDFSEGLEDTIAWYAEHRDWWMPAKEATEAKYAEQGQ
- the rfbA gene encoding glucose-1-phosphate thymidylyltransferase RfbA; protein product: MKGIILAGGSGTRLYPLTEVTSKQLLPVYDKPMIYYPLSILMMAGIREILVISTPADLPNFERLLGDGGRFGVELSYAEQPSPDGLAQAFVIGEGFVGGEPCALVLGDNIFYGEGLKKVLRGAVAHAESEGGATVFGYHVDDPERFGVVEFDEGYNVVSIEEKPSRPKSSYAVTGLYFYDGRVCEMARRVRPSARGELEITDLNRLYLEEGSLDVVTLGRGYAWLDTGTMESLYDAGDFVRAVERSQGLPVCVPEEVAFENGWVGREALLAAAGRYGKSGYGRHLAEVAEGRLVPHHISE
- a CDS encoding ferritin, which codes for MVIDEHLGELLNTQINKELYSAYLYLTFADYYEERGLKGYANWYMVQVEEEVAHAKILRRYLLDNNYPVKMLGIEQPTMAFDSDIAPLKAGLEHEHYITSCINDCYAAAVATKDYRTMKLLDWYISEQGEEEINAEDMIKDYELFGGSPDGLFSLDTKYAARTFVAPTKAM